DNA from Merismopedia glauca CCAP 1448/3:
TTGAAGAACTAGCTAAAGGATGCGATTTACTAATTTTGCCCACAATTCCCGATGTAGTTAGTTTAGAACCAATGTTGCAAACAGCAAAAGACTTAGGGACGGCAAATTATAGAGCTTTGATTGTGATTGTACCTCCAGCGCCCAGTAAAGAAGGAGCAGCAATGCGAAAAGAACTAACAGATAATGGAATCCCAGTGTTTAAAAATATGATTCGTCGATCTGTTGGATTCCAAAAAGCTGCTTTTGATGGTATTCCAGTTAGAGATATTTCTGACTCAAGAGCGCGGAATGCTTGGTTGGATTATCAGGCTTTGGGAAACGAAATTAAAGGAGTGTTTGGAGATGAGTAGCTCAAAGTATGGAGATTTAATTCGCAAAGCCAGAGAGCCAGATGACCAGACAACCAGACAGCCAGAGAGCCAGATAGAACCACAACTGAGTCAGAACTCCAGCTCATCAATTAATTCATCAAGCCAGAAAACCAGAGAACCAGATAGCCAGATAGCCAGACAACCTGAGAAAGAAGTCAATCTTTGTGTCAAAGTGCCTGAATCTCTACGTCGGCACTGGGCAGCAGAAGCGAAGCGACAAGGTATCACTATGACCGAGATTATGACTGAAGCTCTAACACAACGATTTGGCAAACCAGATAACCAGACAACCAGACAGCCAGATGACCAGAAAATCAATGAAAATCCCTAACTCAACCTACCAACGCTTAATTGAGCATCTCGAAGCCCATGCACCCACCGACCCATGGAAAAGGCAGAATTGCTCCAAGAACTAGAACGAGAAGCCAAGCCGGACTCTGTGCTGGAAAAAAGAATACATGGCGAGATACCAGGCAAATACTCGTTCAATTAAAGCTTTTGCAGCTTTTAAGCTCAACAATTGTTGTTGTTTTTTTGAGAATCTGGCTCAAACCCACCCATTACTCAACTCAGATTCCACTGCATATTCAGCCAGCTTCCCATACACTCCATCTAACTTCAGTGCTAGATGTTGGCGATCGCTAGGATTAGTTGAGCGATCGCTAATTACTTGCATTGGACTTTGGACAAAAAATAATTTGCGTACATTCTACGCAAATAGAGTGAGAAACGAAATCCCTCCGGTCTCAGACTATAAAAAGCTGAGAAATAGCAACTCTAGAGCC
Protein-coding regions in this window:
- a CDS encoding ParA family protein yields the protein MKIITVTGYKGGVAKSTTAIHIATYFSDRGKTILVDGDPNRTALSWAQRGKLPFTVADERQAMKVISGNDYVLIDTPARPNSNDLEELAKGCDLLILPTIPDVVSLEPMLQTAKDLGTANYRALIVIVPPAPSKEGAAMRKELTDNGIPVFKNMIRRSVGFQKAAFDGIPVRDISDSRARNAWLDYQALGNEIKGVFGDE